From one Triticum urartu cultivar G1812 chromosome 3, Tu2.1, whole genome shotgun sequence genomic stretch:
- the LOC125543397 gene encoding uncharacterized protein LOC125543397, translating to MIECKLPRKLTIWLMKRVDCDSKCLVFRNRKVSIVQVVENLLKLPALDKAVPMPRPGRVRDKPFRGKTEFKSATAGRGESLKEATDKMLTYKEEKDKDKFCLCFMQVILCAYLAPTTGYQINRSYLLGALKDLSDIPRMNWCRFAAEYLIEAIRESRKNKVPNLNVGGCVHILHLIYVDLLQSHLVKIPLGYPRIKYVGSAVLEQIDHTGKKKTQDHCKLFESLLDDEKLAMFPTAEDHNDDLDDHEKSTHSTPPVTANISTVPGQEKYKLRPQVVQYKLRPQVVQVSKKRLSHQPTDENLIKRIKILEDQYTADRQRLITVSERKLQNKLQQLQIKKTKEMAALVQEEIQKAMLPMIDDACPGSSLHNDDATLTKRTVGTQSPCHSNLDEAVLNSSRSAQLVHETSTHVDVIQQLTAGTPASPTFMNETLEIGTHESEPGTNFVNIEGVEADNFHPASPMLAQITQYEPSSKELTTTTTALERQETSVANVVPSSNNSASTHPPELVSAVIVPTTAIVIPNIVVDQVQSHSVQTERSNMPSEDSSIMKFVGTDGQADSAFLLPVTSAHNVLGHGNQGDQPESNAFVVQHPQQDSSKDVLHEVGNTVTTAPTADGIQDIAFIDPKTTKPSSQIDVSDAQKATKNHSFPHNPASDVVQLQHTDKTTLEDGIEKQLNDHLENLDVSKIDILSTKD from the exons ATGATTGAGTGCAAGTTACCCAGAAAGCTAACTATATGGCTGATGAAAAGAGTAGACTGCGACAGCAAGTGTCTAGTATTCAGAAACAGGAAGGTTTCTATAGTACAAGTTGTTGAAAACCTGTTGAAGTTACCTGCTCTTGACAAAGCAGTTCCAATGCCCCGTCCAGGTAGGGTTCGTGACAAACCTTTCAGAGGTAAAACTGAATTCAAGTCTGCTACGGCCGGAAGAGGAGAATCACTCAAGGAAGCGACAGACAAGATGTTAACGTACAAAGAGGAGAAAGACAAGGACAAGTTTTGCTTGTGTTTCATGCAAGTCATTCTTTGCGCCTACTTAGCTCCGACGACTGGttaccaaattaatagaagttacCTGCTAGGAGCTTTGAAGGACTTGAGCGACATCCCTCGTATGAATTGGTGTCGTTTTGCTGCTGAGTACCTTATCGAGGCAATCCGTGAATCAAGGAAAAACAAAGTGCCCAACTTGAATGTCGGTGGATGTGTACATATTCTACAT CTCATATATGTGGATCTACTTCAATCACATTTAGTCAAAATACCTCTGGGTTACCCAAGGATTAAATATGTGGGTTCAGCAGTACTGGAACAAATAGATCATACTGGAAAAAAGAAGACACAAGACCATTGCAAGTTGTTTGAGAGCTTACTG GACGATGAAAAGTTAGCAATGTTCCCTACTGCAGAAGACCATAATGATGATCTTGATGATCACGAAAAATCTACACATTCCACCCCACCAGTAACAGCTAATATAAGTACTGTACCTGGCCAGGAGAAATATAAACTTCGTCCACAAGTAGTACAATATAAACTTCGTCCACAAGTAGTACAAGTTTCTAAAAAGCGCCTGTCACATCAACCTACAGATGAG AATTTGATCAAACGAATAAAGATTCTTGAAGACCAGTACACAGCCGATCGACAAAGGTTGATAACTGTGTCTGAACGAAAGCTTCAAAACAAACTGCAACAGCTTCAAATTAAGAAAACCAAGGAAATGGCAGCCTTGGTCCAGGAAGAGATTCAGAAGGCTATGTTGCCGATGATTGATGATGCATGTCCAGGAAGTTCTCTACACAATGATGATGCAACTTTGACGAAACGAACTGTAGGAACACAAAGTCCATGTCACTCTAATCTAGATGAAGCTGTTCTCAATTCTTCCCGGTCTGCTCAACTGGTTCACGAAACTAGCACTCATGTTGATGTCATCCAGCAGTTGACAGCCGGAACACCGGCATCTCCAACCTTCATGAATGAAACTCTAGAAATTGGTACTCATGAATCAGAACCAGGAACCAATTTTGTGAacattgaaggtgttgaagctgaCAACTTCCATCCTGCTTCGCCAATGCTTGCTCAGATTACTCAGTACGAGCCTTCTTCTAAAGAATTGACTACCACAACAACCGCCTTAGAAAGACAAGAGACTTCTGTTGCCAATGTGGTACCGTCATCAAATAATTCTGCTTCTACACATCCCCCAGAATTAGTCTCTGCAGTCATCGTTCCCACAACTGCAATTGTTATTCCCAACATTGTTGTAGACCAAGTCCAGTCACATTCTGTTCAAACTGAGAGAAGCAACATGCCAAGTGAAGATTCATCAATAATGAAGTTTGTTGGTACTGATGGTCAAGCGGATAGTGCTTTTCTTCTACCTGTTACCAGTGCTCATAATGTGCTTGGACATGGCAACCAAGGGGATCAGCCAGAGAGTAATGCATTTGTTGTTCAACATCCACAACAGGATTCATCCAAAGATGTTTTGCATGAAGTAGGTAATACCGTTACTACGGCACCAACTGCTGATGGAATTCAAGATATTGCCTTCATTGATCCAAAAACAACAAAACCTTCATCTCAAATAGATGTTTCTGATGCACAGAAAGCTACCAAGAATCATAGTTTCCCACACAATCCTGCATCAGATGTTGTTCAACTACAACATACAGACAAGACGACACTTGAAGATGGCATTGAGAAACAATTGAATGATCATTTGGAAAATCTTGATGTCAGCAAAATTGATATTCTATCGACGAAAGATTGA